In one Dreissena polymorpha isolate Duluth1 chromosome 7, UMN_Dpol_1.0, whole genome shotgun sequence genomic region, the following are encoded:
- the LOC127839799 gene encoding loricrin-like gives MAGLGKQHWRWQLWWKRRRLAGVKIIITGAPSGGQSGPAAGGPSRGASFSGSGSNSGFFCGSTGGGPSAGGSTGGLAPFGPIGGPVSGGSSGGGFFSGSASGGGFFSGGCGTSGQGPFTGGPSAGGSAGFGGAFGGGFSISGGGSGGAGRGGIGKKY, from the exons ATGGCGGGGCTGGGGAAGCAGCACTGGCGGTGGCAGTTGTGGTGGAAACGCCGGCGGTTGGCGGGCGTCAAAATCATAATTACTGGAGCTCCATCCGGAGGTCAAAGCGGACCTGCCGCTGGCGGCCCATCTCGAGGAGCATCCTTCTCTGGATCTGGTTCAAATAGCGGTTTCTTCTGCGGATCAACAGGCG GCGGTCCCTCTGCCGGTGGATCTACAGGCGGTCTTGCTCCTTTCGGTCCAATCGGCGGTCCAGTTTCCGGAGGTTCATCAGGAGGAGGATTTTTCTCAGGATCAGCTTCAGGCGGCGGATTCTTTAGCGGCGGTTGTGGTACTTCCGGTCAGGGTCCTTTTACAGGCGGTCCCTCTGCCGGTGGATCCGCTGGTTTTGGAGGAGCGTTTGGCGGCGGCTTCAGCATTTCAGGCGGCGGTTCTGGCGGAGCTGGACGCGGAGGAATCGGTAAAA
- the LOC127837138 gene encoding iron-sulfur protein NUBPL-like isoform X2, with translation MNATKRVICQQRLFFQTHRMSSHDNPLGIKGGDLTEHQRKVMARGLPRKQPIDGVKTVIVVASGKGGVGKSTTAVNLALAMAANEPSKQVGLLDADVFGPSIPMMMNLKGEPLLNDRNEMVPLTTYGIKCMSMGFLVDEKSPIVWRGPMVMSAVQRLIRQIAWRPLDFLFIDMPPGTGDTQLSLSQNIPINGAVIVSTPQDIALIDARRVAEMFRKVDVPVLGTVQNMSVYICPKCGHTDHVFGDNGAQAVADEMGVPILDNPR, from the exons ATGAATGCAACTAAGCGGGTCATATGTCAGCAACGGCTCTTCTTTCAAACACATCGGATGTCTAGTCATGACAATCCTTTG GGAATAAAAGGCGGAGACCTAACAGAACACCAGAGAAAGGTGATGGCTAGGGGCCTGCCTCGCAAGCAGCCCATAGATGGTGTTAAAACTGTGATAGTTGTGGCATCAGGAAAGGGAGGTGTCGGAAAATCAACCACTGCTG TGAACTTGGCTCTTGCAATGGCAGCAAATGAACCA TCCAAGCAGGTAGGTCTACTAGATGCAGACGTGTTTGGCCCATCAATACCAATGATGATGAATCTGAAGGGTGAACCTCTACTGAATGACA GGAATGAGATGGTGCCATTGACAACCTATGGAATAAAATG CATGTCCATGGGTTTCCTGGTGGATGAGAAGTCCCCCATCGTGTGGCGTGGTCCCATGGTGATGTCAGCCGTACAGAGGCTTATCAGGCAG ATTGCCTGGCGACCGCTGGACTTCCTGTTCATAGACATGCCCCCCGGTACTGGAGATACCCAGCTGTCTCTATCACAGAACATACCCATCAATG GAGCTGTTATTGTATCCACGCCTCAAGACATAGCCCTCATTGACGCCAGGAGAGTGGCGGAAATGTTTAGAAAG GTAGATGTGCCTGTGCTGGGTACTGTACAAAACATGAGTGTGTATATCTGCCCCAAGTGTGGCCACACTGACCACGTGTTTGGAGACAACGGGGCCCAGGCAGTCGCTGATGAGATGGGCGTACCCATTCTAG ACAATCCAAGATGA
- the LOC127837138 gene encoding iron-sulfur protein NUBPL-like isoform X5: MNATKRVICQQRLFFQTHRMSSHDNPLGIKGGDLTEHQRKVMARGLPRKQPIDGVKTVIVVASGKGGVGKSTTAVNLALAMAANEPSKQVGLLDADVFGPSIPMMMNLKGEPLLNDRNEMVPLTTYGIKCMSMGFLVDEKSPIVWRGPMVMSAVQRLIRQIAWRPLDFLFIDMPPGTGDTQLSLSQNIPINGAVIVSTPQDIALIDARRVAEMFRKVDVPVLGTVQNMSVYICPKCGHTDHVFGDNGAQAVADEMGVPILDGKD; the protein is encoded by the exons ATGAATGCAACTAAGCGGGTCATATGTCAGCAACGGCTCTTCTTTCAAACACATCGGATGTCTAGTCATGACAATCCTTTG GGAATAAAAGGCGGAGACCTAACAGAACACCAGAGAAAGGTGATGGCTAGGGGCCTGCCTCGCAAGCAGCCCATAGATGGTGTTAAAACTGTGATAGTTGTGGCATCAGGAAAGGGAGGTGTCGGAAAATCAACCACTGCTG TGAACTTGGCTCTTGCAATGGCAGCAAATGAACCA TCCAAGCAGGTAGGTCTACTAGATGCAGACGTGTTTGGCCCATCAATACCAATGATGATGAATCTGAAGGGTGAACCTCTACTGAATGACA GGAATGAGATGGTGCCATTGACAACCTATGGAATAAAATG CATGTCCATGGGTTTCCTGGTGGATGAGAAGTCCCCCATCGTGTGGCGTGGTCCCATGGTGATGTCAGCCGTACAGAGGCTTATCAGGCAG ATTGCCTGGCGACCGCTGGACTTCCTGTTCATAGACATGCCCCCCGGTACTGGAGATACCCAGCTGTCTCTATCACAGAACATACCCATCAATG GAGCTGTTATTGTATCCACGCCTCAAGACATAGCCCTCATTGACGCCAGGAGAGTGGCGGAAATGTTTAGAAAG GTAGATGTGCCTGTGCTGGGTACTGTACAAAACATGAGTGTGTATATCTGCCCCAAGTGTGGCCACACTGACCACGTGTTTGGAGACAACGGGGCCCAGGCAGTCGCTGATGAGATGGGCGTACCCATTCTAG atggcaaagactaa
- the LOC127837138 gene encoding iron-sulfur protein NUBPL-like isoform X6 → MNATKRVICQQRLFFQTHRMSSHDNPLGIKGGDLTEHQRKVMARGLPRKQPIDGVKTVIVVASGKGGVGKSTTAVNLALAMAANEPSKQVGLLDADVFGPSIPMMMNLKGEPLLNDRNEMVPLTTYGIKCMSMGFLVDEKSPIVWRGPMVMSAVQRLIRQIAWRPLDFLFIDMPPGTGDTQLSLSQNIPINGRCACAGYCTKHECVYLPQVWPH, encoded by the exons ATGAATGCAACTAAGCGGGTCATATGTCAGCAACGGCTCTTCTTTCAAACACATCGGATGTCTAGTCATGACAATCCTTTG GGAATAAAAGGCGGAGACCTAACAGAACACCAGAGAAAGGTGATGGCTAGGGGCCTGCCTCGCAAGCAGCCCATAGATGGTGTTAAAACTGTGATAGTTGTGGCATCAGGAAAGGGAGGTGTCGGAAAATCAACCACTGCTG TGAACTTGGCTCTTGCAATGGCAGCAAATGAACCA TCCAAGCAGGTAGGTCTACTAGATGCAGACGTGTTTGGCCCATCAATACCAATGATGATGAATCTGAAGGGTGAACCTCTACTGAATGACA GGAATGAGATGGTGCCATTGACAACCTATGGAATAAAATG CATGTCCATGGGTTTCCTGGTGGATGAGAAGTCCCCCATCGTGTGGCGTGGTCCCATGGTGATGTCAGCCGTACAGAGGCTTATCAGGCAG ATTGCCTGGCGACCGCTGGACTTCCTGTTCATAGACATGCCCCCCGGTACTGGAGATACCCAGCTGTCTCTATCACAGAACATACCCATCAATG GTAGATGTGCCTGTGCTGGGTACTGTACAAAACATGAGTGTGTATATCTGCCCCAAGTGTGGCCACACTGA
- the LOC127839800 gene encoding neuropeptide S receptor-like produces MTLEGNRSDSDLLEEVNSKITSSLTPVTVYLSVLMFFGLLGNILVCYYYGCKTGRSSHAVFICTVAVFDLISCGVSIPIEIVDITFFYTFRNGGLCKFLRFINYIVTTGSAFTLLVISVDRFRRVCRPFKKQLNLKKSKIMCGISVVVALVYSWPALVFYTSVNVNLTASNGKNITGFDCTTTKDSDYATYFWIFNGVYLVTFLVSTTILCVMYSFVGRSILGHKRNSQLYSRPISKVRGLNYTDSDTTQTKKGNQRTHGRIEELVPPENSNIDQANNPGDASKNVEFNRDLNEQQSGDSNTRRRKSLEIKSTKYTMIMIVITAIFIISFLPHLVLIILDEFLTFHKTTGSQVAFQFGVRSYFLNSAINPLVYGFFNPKFRLFYSSKLCRCFQYQMPAGGISTSSGAT; encoded by the coding sequence ATGACACTCGAAGGAAACAGAAGCGATTCAGACCTACTCGAGGAGGTTAATTCGAAAATTACGTCATCGTTGACGCCAGTGACCGTGTATCTCAGCGTGTTGATGTTCTTTGGTCTCCTTGGTAACATTCTCGTCTGCTATTACTACGGGTGTAAGACAGGACGTTCCAGCCACGCGGTGTTTATTTGCACCGTTGCCGTGTTCGACTTGATAAGTTGTGGCGTGTCTATTCCGATCGAAATCGTGGACATAACTTTTTTCTACACTTTCAGAAACGGTGGATTGTGTAAATTTCTACGTTTTATTAACTACATTGTTACAACAGGAAGCGCATTTACACTTCTAGTGATCTCCGTTGATCGTTTTAGGCGTGTATGTCGACCTTTTAAGAAACAGCTTAATCTTAAAAAGTCAAAGATCATGTGTGGTATATCAGTCGTAGTTGCTCTTGTATACTCATGGCCGGCTTTAGTCTTTTACACCTCTGTGAACGTGAATTTGACAGCGTCAAATGGTAAAAACATAACTGGGTTTGACTGTACAACCACTAAGGACAGCGACTATGCAACCTATTTCTGGATTTTCAATGGAGTGTATTTAGTTACCTTTCTTGTTAGCACGACCATTCTGTGTGtaatgtattcattcgtgggaAGGTCTATTTTAGGACATAAGAGAAACAGTCAGCTCTATTCTAGACCTATTTCTAAAGTGCGCGGTTTAAATTACACCGACAGTGACACAACACAGACAAAGAAGGGTAACCAAAGGACACACGGACGTATAGAGGAATTGGTCCCTCCGGAAAACAGCAACATTGATCAGGCTAATAACCCAGGCGATGCGAgtaaaaatgttgaatttaaCAGGGATCTTAACGAACAACAATCAGGAGACAGCAACACACGACGGAGAAAATCATTAGAGATAAAATCAACGAAGTACACAATGATCATGATAGTTataacagcaatattcataatCAGCTTTTTGCCACATTTGGTATTAATTATTCTAGATGAATTCTTGACGTTTCACAAAACCACCGGAAGTCAGGTCGCCTTTCAGTTTGGTGTGAGGTCGTACTTTCTTAATTCCGCGATAAACCCACTGGTCTATGGATTCTTCAACCCGAAATTCAGACTTTTCTACAGCTCCAAACTGTGTCGATGTTTTCAATACCAGATGCCCGCTGGAGGTATATCGACAAGTTCGGGCGCGACATAA
- the LOC127837682 gene encoding uncharacterized protein LOC127837682 isoform X1 — MDHVQTFLLVLHCIAVVVFGASTGARQSACVDMYPQHGSTSQTGPPPGAIKLSADTFSCSTNISVILQWFAEQGFKGFLCQARLDPKVFATVGRLSARGAVLLTNKCGQEASLTQRNADLKKSVEFVWTAPSFIADHNTSIFIVCTVVQDMHTFWLNVTSARIQYSGSCQDGTSDPSVATPTALTSGTSVATPTALTSGTTVATPTALTSGTSVATPTALTSGTSVATTTALTSGTSVATTTALTSGTSVATRTALTSGTSVATTTALTSGTSVASPTALTSGTSVATTTALTSGTSVATTTALTSSTSVATTTAQTSGTSVATPTSLTSGTSVNSSSLSSTRCPGNLEECNITPGVVFSGAAVGIACVAYYTCIINVLILFYQR, encoded by the exons ATGGATCACGTACAGACATTTCTACTGGTACTACATTGTATTGCGGTTGTTGTGTTCGGAGCCAGTACAGGAGCCCGCCAGTCTGCCTGTGTCGACATGTACCCGCAACACGGCAGCACGTCCCAGACCGGACCACCTCCAGGCGCCATCAAGCTGTCAGCAGACACATTCAGCTGTTCAACAAACATATCAG TGATATTGCAGTGGTTCGCAGAGCAGGGCTTCAAGGGTTTCCTATGTCAGGCCCGACTTGACCCAAAGGTCTTCGCGACGGTTGGACGCCTGAGTGCCCGGGGAGCCGTCCTTTTGACCAACAAATGTGGTCAG GAGGCTTCACTTACCCAGAGAAATGCCGATTTGAAGAAATCCGTGGAGTTTGTTTGGACTGCACCTAGCTTCATAGCAGATCACAACACATCCATCTTCATAGT ATGTACAGTCGTTCAAGATATGCACACATTTTGGTTAAATGTAACGTCTGCACGGATACAGTACTCCGGGAGCTGTCAGGATGGAACATCAGACCCCTCAGTAGCCACACCGACTGCACTAACTTCCGGTACCTCAGTAGCCACACCGACGGCACTAACTTCCGGTACCACAGTAGCCACACCGACTGCACTAACTTCCGGTACATCAGTAGCCACACCGACTGCTCTTACTTCCGGAACCTCAGTAGCCACAACGACAGCACTAACTTCCGGTACCTCAGTAGCCACAACGACAGCACTAACTTCCGGTACCTCAGTAGCCACAAGGACTGCACTAACTTCCGGTACCTCAGTAGCCACAACGACTGCACTAACTTCCGGTACCTCAGTAGCCTCACCGACTGCACTAACTTCCGGTACCTCAGTAGCCACAACGACAGCACTAACTTCCGGTACCTCAGTAGCCACAACGACTGCACTAACTTCCAGTACCTCAGTAGCCACAACAACTGCACAAACTTCCGGTACCTCAGTAGCCACACCGACTTCACTAACTTCCGGTACCTCTGTGAACAGCAGCAGCTTAAGCAGCACCCGGTGTCCAGGCAACCTGGAAGAATGTAATATCACGCCGGGGGTCGTGTTTAGCGGTGCGGCGGTTGGGATCGCATGCGTCGcatattatacatgtatcattaacGTGTTGATACTCTTTTATCAAAGATAG